The Coffea arabica cultivar ET-39 chromosome 1e, Coffea Arabica ET-39 HiFi, whole genome shotgun sequence genome has a window encoding:
- the LOC113692421 gene encoding uncharacterized protein encodes MTDLLAHVVQHQGQHPVQQPGNPGNPVESEDRALERFQKFSPPKFLGGPDPDMAERWLEKMIDIFAALHYSEERQVTFAIFQLEGAACSWWNVIRLKWELEQTPRTWVNFMREFNAKNFPPLVQEKKEDEFFRLRQGTQTVAEYESQFTRLSMFAPELILTEQMRVRHFIQGLNVKIQKDLAVAQINTFSEAVEKDLRVENARLQIRNFQVNKRGFSASSLTQGDKSTPPKFGRGAGGGSLPGMSQGTPPRGGQTGRGQQRSVSQGSSAAVSRGPCGFCGKPNHTEDNCWRKERNCLRCGSAEHQIANCPVLPREARVTTQSSKTNSRQSKVEGTKPKVPARVYSLEPHQVPDSSEVVEGTIPVFCRPARILIDPDATHSFVNPEFMCGNDIQPVSLPYDLEVSTPMGDKCLITSMMYVNCEIWVGERKLLGNLISLAIKGYDVILGMDWLGKCSAQLDCKRKVVEFRIPGETTLRLDVRGSLASSALISGIRVRKLLSRGAQEFLVFLINTPTDKLKVENVPVVGEYPDVFPNELVTLPPEREIEFKIDLLPRTSPISKTSYRMAPAKLKELKLQLQDLLERGFIRESGVSLGGTCALC; translated from the coding sequence ATGACTGACTTGTTAGCCCACGTAGTGCAACATCAGGGCCAACATCCTGTCCAGCAACCTGGGAACCCTGGCAATCCCGTCGAAAGTGAGGATCGAGCCCTcgagagatttcaaaagttctctccACCAAAATTCCTGGGAGGGCCAGATCCAGACATGGCCGAAAGGTGGTTGGAGAAAATGATAGACATCTTTGCTGCCCTACACTATTCAGAGGAAAGACAGGTTACTTTTGCTATCTTCCAGTTGGAAGGGGCCGCCtgttcttggtggaacgtgatacgaCTGAAGTGGGAACTGGAGCAAACCCCAAGAACATGGGTGAACTTCATGAGGGAGTTCAACGCGAAAAACTTTCCACCTCTAGTccaggaaaagaaggaggacgagttcttTAGGCTCCGTCAGGGGACTCAAACGGTGgctgagtacgagagccagtttactaGATTATCCATGTTCGCCCCTGAACTCATTCTGACAGAGCAAATGAGAGTTCGGCATTTTATTCAGGGTCTCAATgtaaaaattcaaaaggatctggcAGTAGCCCAGATCAATACCTTTAGTGAAGCGGTGGAGAAAGATTTACGAGTTGAAAATGCAAGGCTTCAAATTAGGAACTTCCAGGTGAATAAACGGGGATTTTCTGCGAGTAGTTTGACTCAAGGGGAtaaaagtacccctcccaaatTTGGAAGGGGAGCTGGAGGAGGAAGTCTACCAGGAATGTCACAAGGAACTCCGCCTAGAGGTGGTCAAACTGGACGAGGCCAACAGAGAAGTGTCTCACAGGGGAGCTCAGCTGCGGTTTCTCGTGGTCCTTGTGGATTTTGTGGGAAaccaaaccacaccgaggacaacTGTTGGAGGAAGGAAAGAAATTGCTTACGTTGTGGGAGTGCGGAGCATCAAATAGCCAACTGTCCGGTGTTACCTCGGGAGGCGAGAGTAACTACCCAATCATCGAAAACCAACTCGAGGCAGTCCAAGGTGGAAGGGACAAAGCCGAAGGTGCCAGCTCGGGTGTATTCCCTTGAGCCACATCAAGTTCCGGATTCCTCagaggtggttgaaggtacgattcctgtcttCTGCCGTCCCgctaggattttgatagaccccgATGCTACCCATTCCTTCGTTAACCCCGAATTCATGTGTGGAAATGATATACAACCTGTTAGTCTGCCTTATGATTTGGAAGTTAGTACTCCTATGGGGGATAAATGTTTGATCACTAGTATGATGTATGTAAACTGTGAAAtctgggtaggagagaggaagttatTGGGAAATCTTATAAGCTTAGCCATCAAGGGGTACGACGTtatattgggtatggactggttaggtAAGTGTAGTGCCCAACTTGACTGTAAAAGgaaagtggtagaatttcgTATACCTGGGGAGACAACTTTAAGGCTAGACGTAAGGGGtagtttagcctcatctgcactaATTTCGGGTATTCGGGTTAGGAAACTTTtgagtagaggggcgcaagagTTCCTAGTTTTTCTTATAAACACTCCCACTGATAAGTTGAAGGTAGAGAATGTACCAGTAGTGGGTGAATATCCGGATGTATTCCCTAATGAATTAGTAACtttacctccggagagagagatagaattcaaaattgaccTGTTACCGAGGAcatcacctatctctaagacctcctatcgaatggcacctgctaAACTCAAGGAATTGAAGTTGCAGTTGCAAGACCTATTGGAGCGAGGGTTTATTCGTGAGAGCGGGGTCTCCTTGGGGGGCACCTGTGctctttgttaa